Below is a window of Streptomyces spongiicola DNA.
CCGACCCTGGACCAGCTGGCCACCCTGCTGGCGGCCGGCGACGCCGTCGTCGACGGCGGGAACTCGTACTACCGCGACGACATCGCCCGCGCCGGGCAGCTCGCCCCCGGCGGCATCCACTACGTCGACTGCGGCACCTCCGGCGGAGTGTGGGGCCTCGAACGCGGCTACTGCCTGATGATCGGCGGCGAGGACGAGCCCGTGGCGCGGCTGGACCCGATCTTCCGCAGCATCGCCCCGGGCACCGGCGACGCCGCCCCCACTCCCGGCCGGACCCGCACCGACGGGACCGCGCCGGAGGGCTATCTGCACTGCGGACCCAGCGGGGCCGGCCACTTCGTGAAGATGGTCCACAACGGTGTCGAGTACGGGATGATGGCCGCCATCGGCGAGGGGCTCAGCATCATCAGGCACGCCGACGCGGGCCTGCGCTCCCGCGAGGTCGACGCCGAGACGGCCCCGCTGCGCGAGCCGGAGGCGTACCGGTACGAGATCGACGTGGCCGAGGTCGCCGAGGTGTGGCGGCGCGGTTCGGTCGTCGGCTCCTGGCTGGTCGACCTCGTCGCCGACGCCCTCGCCCGCTCGCCCGGGCTCGACGCGTACACCGGGCGGGTGTCCGACTCCGGCGAGGGCCGCTGGACGGTCCTGGCGGCGGTCGACGAGAGCGTGCCGGCGCCCGTCATCACCGGCGCCCTCTTCGAGCGCTACGAGTCCCGCGAGCTGGGGCGGTTCACCGACAAGGTGCTGTCCGCGATGCGCGGCGAGTTCGGCGGGCACGCCGAGAAGGCGGGGTGACCCGTGACCCGCGGAACCCGCACGGCGCACCGCGGCGCCGTCCCGGACGACCACGTCATCGTGCTGTTCGGCGCCACCGGAGACCTGGCCCGGCGCAAACTGCTGCCGGGGCTCTTCCACCTCGCCAAGGCCGGGCTGCTGCCCGGCCGCTACCGGATCGTCGGCTCCGCCCCCGCCCGTGAGGCGCTCGACGACGACGAGTTCCGCAAACGGGCGCGGGAGTCGGTCGCCGAGTTCGGCAGGTCCGGGCCCGAGGGCAAGGCGTGGCAGACGTTCGAGGAGGCGCTGTCCTTCGGCGCCGCCGACCCCGAGGACCCCGGGCCGCTGCTGGCGGCGGTGCGCGACGCCGAGCAGGCCGTGGGCGGCGGGGCGCGCCGGCTGTTCCACCTCGCCGTGCCGCCGAAGGCCTTCGCGTCCGTCATCGAGATGCTCGGCGCGACGGGTCTCGCCGAAGGCGCCCGGGTCATCGTGGAGAAGCCGTTCGGCACGGACCTGCCCTCCGCGCGGGCCCTCGACGCGACGATCCACGCCGTCTTCGACGAGTCGCGGGTCTTCCGTATCGACCACTTCCTCGGCAAGGAGTCGGTCGACAACATCCTGGCGCTCAGGTTCGCCAACGGCCTGCTGGAGCCGGTGTGGAACCGCGAGCACATCAGCCATGTGCAGATCGACGTGCCGGAGAAGATCGGGATCGAGGGCCGCGCCCGGTTCTTCGAGGGCACCGGCACCTTCCGCGACATGATCGTCACCCATCTCTTCCAGCTGCTCGCCTTCGTGGCGATGGAACCGCCCACCGCGCTGGCCGCCAAGTGCCTGCGCGACGAGAAGGAGAAGGTGTTCCAGTCCATGCGGCCGCTGGACCCGGCGCACGTGGTGCGCGGCCAGTACGACGGCTACCGCGGCGAACCGGGCGTCGACCCCCGCTCGGACACCGAGACCTTCGTCGCGCTGCGCGTCGAGCTGGACAACTGGCGCTGGGCGGGCGTGCCCTTCTATCTGCGATCCGGCAAGTCGCTCGCGGAGGGGCGGCACGTGGTGACGCTCGGCTTCCGGGAGCCCGCCCTGCGGATGTTCGCACTGCCCTCCCACCACCGCCACCGCACCAACGAGCTGGTGATCGACTTCGCCGACCCGGGCAGGATCGCCGCCCGCTTCCTGGTGAAGGAGCCAGGGCCCGCGATGCGGCTCAGCGAGGCCGAGATGGTCTTCAGCTACGCCGAATCCTTCAACACCATGTACGCGCTGGAGGGGTACGAGCGCCTCATCCTGGACGCGATGCTCGGCGACCAGTCCCTGTTCACCCGTTCCGACGGCATCGAACGGCTCTGGGAGGTGTCCACCCCGCTGCTGGACAACCCGCCGCCGGTGGAGCCCTACGCGCCCGGCTCCTGGGGGCCGGAGAGCATCGGCCGTCTCGTCGGCCCGTACCGCTGGAGCCTGCCGGACGGCCGGTGACGTGACCGGAAGCCGCGGAGCGGGCCGCCGCGGGACCGGGAGCCGCGCGGGACCGGGAGCCGCGGGACCGCGGCCCGCGTCCGCTCCCGGGGCGCCGGCCGACCGGCGTCCGGCGTCTGATGTCCGGTGTCTGGTGTCCGATGTCCGATGTCCGGTGTCTGATGTCCGAGGCTCCCGGGAGCCGGCCGGCCCTGGGGGCTTCCGGCCCGGTCCCGCGGGAGCCGGGACGCCGTGTACCGGGCCCGGTCCCGCCGGCGGCCCGCTCCGCGGGTGCCGGGCGGGGCTCCGGGCGGCGGGCTGCTCCGGATGGCACCCGGCACGTCATCCCCACGGGGTACGCGTGTGCGGCGGGCGTACGCCCCCGCCTCCGCGGCCCCCGGCGCCTCCTAGCCTCGACCGCATGCTGGGGCTACCCGATCATGTGCGCACCTGTCTGTTCGACCTCGACGGCGTCCTCACCCGCACGGCGAAGGTCCACGCCGCGGCCTGGAAGGAGATGTTCGACGACTTCCTGCGCGGGCGCGCGGACCGCGAGGGCACCGACTTCGTGCCGTTCGACGCCGTCCGCGACTACGACGAGTACGTCGACGGCCGGCCCCGCGAGGACGGCGTCCGCACCTTTCTCGCCTCCCGCGGCGTCGAACTGCCCGACGGGGCGCCCGACGACCCGCCGGAGCGGGACACGGTGGGCGGTCTGGGCACCCGCAAGAACGAACTGGTGCTCCGCCGGATCAGGGAGGACGGCGTGGAGGCGTACGAGGGCTCCGTCGCCTATGTGCACGCCGTCCGCGACGCGGGGCTGCGCACCGCCGTCGTCTCCTCCAGCGCCAACTGCCGGGACGTGCTCGCCGCCGCCGGTATCGACGACCTGTTCGACGAACGGGTCGACGGGGTCGTCGCCCGGGAGCAGCGGCTCCACGGCAAGCCGGCGCCCGACACCTATCTGGCCGCGGCCCGCGCCCTCGGCGTCCCGCCCGCGGAGGCGGCCGTGTTCGAGGACGCGCTCGCCGGCGTCGAGGCGGGCCGGGCCGGGAACTTCGGCCTGGTGGTGGGCGTCGACCGCGCCGGGCAGGCCGAGGAGCTGCGGCGGCACGGGGCGGACGTGGTGGTGGACGACCTGGCCGAACTGATGGAGTCGCGATGATCAGCCAATCCGGCTACACGGTCGAACCCTGGCGCCTGCGCGAGACCGGGCTCGACCTCGACCTGCTCGCTCAGAGCGAGTCCGTCTTCGCCCTCGCCAACGGGCACATCGGCTGGCGCGGCAACCTCGACGAGGGCGAGCCGCACGGGCTGCCCGGCTCCTACCTCAACGGCGTCCACGAACTCCATCCGCTGCCGTACGCCGAAGCCGGATACGGCTACCCGGAGTCCGGCGAGACGATGATCAACATCACCGACGGCAAGATCATCCGGCTGCTCGTCGACGACCATCCCTTCGACCTGCGCTACGGCGAACTCGGTGCCCACGAACGGGTACTGGACTTCCGCACCGGCGTCCTGCACCGCACGGCGGAGTGGACCTCGCCGGGCGGCCGCACCGTCCGCATCACCTCCGAGCGGCTGGTGTCGCTCACCCAGCGCGCCATCGCCGCCATCGCCTACGAGGTCGAGCCGCTCGACGGACCCGCCCATGTGGCCGTCCAGTCCGAGCTGGTCGCCAACGAGCAGATGCCGCACGAACCCGGCGACCCCCGGGTGGCCGCGGTCGTCGACGCGCCGCTGGAGCCGGAGGAGCACTCCGCGCGGGGCACCGGGCTGCGGCTGGTCCACCGCACCCGGCGCAGCGGCCAGCGGGTGGCGGCCGCGGCCGACCATGTCGTCGAGGGCCCGGACGGGACGGACTGGTCCGCGGAGAGCGAGCCGGACGTCAGCCGGCTCACCGTCACCGCGACGCTGAAGCGCGGCGAGCGGCTGAGGCTGGTGAAGTTCGTCGGGTACGGGTGGTCGGCCGAGAGGTCGCTGCCGGCCATGCACGACCAGGCCGACGCGGCGGTCGCCGCCGCCCGCAGCACGGGCTGGGACGGGCTGCTCGCCGAGCAGAGGGCCTTCCTGGACCACTTCTGGTCCTGCGCCGACGTCGAGGTGGAGGGCGACGCGCAGATCCAGCAGGCGGTGCGCTTCTCCCTGTTCCACGTGCTCCAGGCGGCCGCCCGCAGCGAGGAGCGGGCCATTCCCGCCAAGGGGCTGACGGGTACCGGCTACGACGGGCACTCGTTCTGGGACGTGGAGTCGTTCGTCCTGCCGATGCTGACCTTCACCGCCCCCCGGGCCGTCGCCCCGGTGCTGCGCTGGCGGCACGCGACCCTGCCCGCGGCACGGGACCGGGCCCACACGCTCGGGCTGGCCGGAGCGGCGTTCCCCTGGCGGACCATCAGCGGAGCCGAGTGCTCCGCCTACTGGCCCGCCGGCACGGCCGCCTTCCACGTCAACGCGGACATCGCTCGGGCCGTGGCGCGCTATGTGGCGGCCACCGGGGACGAGGAGTTCGAGCGCGGGCCCGGACTGGAACTGCTGGTGCACACGGCACGGCTGTGGCGTTCGCTCGGCCACCACGACCCGGAGGGCGTCTTCCACGTCGACGGTGTGACCGGCCCCGACGAGTACAGCGCCATCGCCCGCGACAACCTCTACACCAACCTGATGGCGCGGTGGAACCTGCTGGCCGCGGCGGAGGCGGTCGCCCGGCACGCCGACCGGGCGGAGGAACTGGGCGTCGGCGAGGAGGAGGCGGCCGCCTGGCGGGACGCCGCCGCCCGGACGGCCGTGCCGTACAACGAGGACCTCGGTGTGCACGAGCAGTCCGCCGGGTTCACCACGTTCCAGCACTGGGACTTCGCGAACACCCCGGCCGACCGGTACCCGCTGCTGCTGCACTTCCCCTACTTCGACCTCTACCGCAAACAGGTCGTCAAACAGGCCGACCTGGTCCTCGCCATGGTGACCTGCCCGGACGACTTCACGGCGGAGGAGAAGGCCCGCAACTTCGCCTACTACGAGGCGCTGACCGTGCGAGACTCGTCACTGTCGGCGTGCTGCCAGGCCGTCATGGCGGCCGAGACCGGGCATATGCGGCTCGCCTACGCCTATCTGGGCGAGGCGGCGCTGATGGATCTGGAGAACCTGGAGCACAACACCCGGGACGGACTGCACATCGCCTCCCTCGCCGGCACCTGGATGGCCCTGGTGGCCGGGCTGGGCGGCATGCGGCAGCACGAGGACGAGGAGGGGGTACGCCGACTGGGCTTCGCCCCCAGGCTGCCGGAGGCGCTGTCCGGTCTGCGGTTCACGGTGCTGGTGCGGCAGCGCAGACTGCGGGTGGACATCCGCCCGCACGCGGTCCGCTACACCCTGGAGAAGGGTGAGCCGCTGCAGATCCTGCACCACGGCGAACCGGTCGCGCTCTCCGCCGGCCCACCCGTGGAACTCCCCGTCCCCCCGCTGCCGGTGCTGCCCGAGCCGCAGCAGCCCCAGGGCCGCCGCCCGGCCGACCGGGCGCTGTCCGTCCCGGCCGCCCCCGACGCCGCGGACGGCTGACCCACGCCGCCGGGCGCGTGCCCGGTGCCGTGTTCTGTGTTCTGAGGCGGGTGTGGCGCCGTCCGAGATGCTACCGGGGCGGCGGGAAGGCGGCGCGGGCCGCCCGCGCGTCATCAGTCCTTGAGGAACGCGAGCCGAGGATCCGTCAGGTTGGGAGTGATCTCGATGATCTCGGCCGTCACGACGTCGTGGACCACGAACGGGTCCTCGGCGACTCTCGCCCGGAAGTCCTCCAGTGTGAGCCCCGCGGCGAGCACCGCGCCGCCCTGGCCCGGCTGGATGCTTCCCACCAGTAGGAAGACGCCCTCCTCCACGCCCCGGCGGATCCAGTTCTGGTGCCCCTCCATGTGCTCGGCGGCGGCGGACTTGTTGGCAGAGAAACGAAGCAGGGCGACGTGCACGAGAATCTCCTCACGTAGACGGGATGCGGTCCAGGGAAACGCGATCCGCGGGAATGCGATCCAGGAAAGGGAAAGGGGCGGGCAGGAGCGGACGCGGCTCAGCGCGCGCCGTCGGTGGACGGGCGGGAGGCCAGTCGCCCGGACAGCCAGGTGTCGATCCGGTCGACCTCGCGGTACACGAAGTCGCCGTCCTGGAAGGCGTTCGACAGCATGGCGGTCCCCTGGCTGAACGCCAGGACGTGCATCGCGATGTCATCGGATTCGGTTTCGCATCCGAGTTCCTCGAACTGCTCGCGCAGCCAGGTGCGGAAAAGCTCGAAGACGCCCACGGCGTGCGCGCGGGCGGGATGGCCGAGCTTGGCGAGTTCGTTCGTCAGCGTCCCGACCGGGCAGCCGTAGTTCTCGATGTCGCCGCGGTTGGTGATGACGATCCCGACGAACCGCCGTACGCGATCGAGCGGGTCCGCCGAAGCGTCAGCCCATGCGTCGAGCATCTTCCGGGTGCTCGCCAACCGGGCCTCGATCACCGCCTGGAGGATCTCGTCCTTGGTCTTGAAATGGTAGTAGAAGTTGCCCCGGGAGATCCCCACCGCCTCCGCGATCGCCGCGAACGACGTTGACTCGAAGCCCTGCTCGTAGAACAGCCGGTTCGCGGCATCGACGATCTGCTCGCGCGTACCCATGGCCACACCTCACACTCGACGGCCCCTACGGCCCCTACGGCCCCTACGGCCCCTACGGCCCCTACGGCCCCTACGGCCCCTACGGCCCCTACGGCGTGCGGCGATGTCCCGCCTGGCCGGCGACGGCCGGCACGTACTCCCGCGCAGCCCTTCGGGTACGGGGGTTCCCCCGCGCTGCGTTGTCGGACTCCTCCGAGTACGCCCGGTACGGGGATGACCCTCCGACCTGCGGTCGCACGTACCGGATGCCGCAGGCCCCGCCCGGCGGGCGGAGCTGTATTCGCAACACATCCTAGGACGGTCGTCCTAGGCGACGGCTCCGACTCTAGGACATTCGTCCTAGCCTGGGCAAGGCCGACGTGCCGCCAGCGCCCGGTCCCGCGGCACCACCCGGACGACCACCGGTCACCACCCGGCAGACCACCGGTACCGAGCCTGTTCGCCCTCTGGACGATCCGCCGCCCGACCGGCATCACCCGACGTCGGACTTCAGCCCTGCGAACGACCGGATACCCGGCGGCCGTGGTCAGCCGCCGTCCGTGCGCTCCAGCAGTGCCGCCGGGCCCGCGGCGAACAACTGCGCCAGGGGCAGGGGAGCCCCGCCCGTGAACTCCCGGCCCGGAGAGAGCAGGTCCGCCCACCGCCCGGCCGGGAGCGGCAGCGAGGTGTCCCGCCAGCCGCCCGACTCCTCCAGCCGCAGCGCCAGCCTGGTCACCGCCGTGACCACCTCGCCCGAGCGGGCGAATGCCACGCAGTGCGCCGCCGCGGGCCCGTCCGCCGCCAGCGGAGCGTATGAGCCCGACCCGCCGAAGACCTCCGGGCGTCGCCGGCGCAGACCCAGCGCCGCCCTCGTCAGCGCTGTCTTCCGGTCCTCGTCCCGTTCCCGGAACGGCCGCCGGTTGTCCGGGTCGACCAGCGCGACGTAGTCGGCCTCCGTCCCCTGGTAGAGGTCGGGGACCCCCGGCATCGTCAGATGGACCAGCGCGGCGCCGAGCGCGTTGGCCTGTACATACGCGTCCAGTTCCCGGACGAACAGGGCCACCTGGTGCATGGCGCGCCCGGCCGGTCCCGCCTCCACGAACTCCCGCACGGCCCGCTCGTACCCCTCGTCCGGCTCGGTCCAGCCGGTGTGCAGCCCCGCCTCCCGCGCCGACTTCAGCAGCGCCGGACCCAGCCGCCCCGGGTCGGGCACACCGAAGCCGGTCGCCGTCTGCCAGGCCGTCCAGGCGAAGTGACGGTCCGGGGCCGGCGCCCAGTCCAGGCCCGTCAGCAGCCGCTCCCACCGCTCCGGGCACTGGGACAGCACCGCGATCCGCGCCCGGACGTCCGCACTGCGCTTGGTGTCGTGTGTGGAGAGCACCGTGCCCGAGGCCGGCCAGTCCCGGGCGATCCTGCCGCAGTAGGCGTGGAACTCCTCCGGGGCCACCGCCGGCCGGCCCGGGTCGCCGCCCACCTCGTTGGCCGACAGCAGCGGTACATAGCGGTAGAAGGCCGTGTCCTCAACCGACTTCGCGCGCAGCGCCGACGACGTCTGCGCGAACCGCGCCCGGAACGCACGCTGGTCCGGGCCGTCCCCGAGCCGGCCGAGCGCCAGGTCCCGGACCACGTCCACCGCGTCGCCCTCCCGGGCCACCGCGAACGCCGCCCTCGCCCGCAGCGCCGCGTCCGCGGTCACCACCGACTCGCCGCCGGTGCGGTACGGCCGGTAGACGGGCACCCGCACCAGCAGTTCGCGGATCGCGGTGCGCAGTGCCCAGGGCGCGTGGTCGCGCAGCGCCGGGTCCGCGGCGCAGACCCGTTCGGCCAGCCGCGCCAGGGCCTCGGTCTCGGCCGCCAGCTCGTGCGTCACCACCGTGCGGGCGGCGCGCCGTACGGTCGCCCCCCAGTAGCCGCCGCGGTCCCCGGCGGGGGCGGTGTGGTCCCGGTACCGCCGCAGCAGCTCCCCGGCCCCGTCCGGGTCGGTGAACAGCCCGTCGATCCGGTACAGCGCGTCGTAGCCGGTGGTGCCGGCCACCGGCCAGGAGGCCGGCAGCCGCTCGTCGCCGGTGAGGATCTTCTCGACGACGGTCCAGCAGCCGCCGGTCGCCTCGTTCAGCCGCAGCAGATAGCCCTCCGGGTCGGCCAGCCCGTCCGGGTGGTCGATCCGCAGGCCCTCGACGACCCCGTCCCGCACCAGCTCCAGGATCTTGGCGTGGGTGGCGGCGAAGACCTCCGGGTCCTCCACCCGGAGGCCGATCAGATCGGAGACGGTGAAGAACCGGCGGTAGTTCAGCTCGGTGCGGGCCAGCCGCCACCAGCCGAGCCGGTACCACTGGGCGTCCAGCAGCTCGGGCAGCGGAAGCTCCTGCGTCCCCTCCCGCAGCGGGAACGCGTGTTCGCCGTAGTGCAGGCTTCGCCCCTCCACCCGCAGCGCGCCGAACTCCTCGCCCAGCCGGTCGCCGAGCACGGGCATCAGCACCTTCCCGCCGCCCGCGTCCCAGTCGATGTCGAACCAGCGGGCGAACGGCGACCCGGGCCCCTCCCGCAGCACCTCCCGGAGGGCCCGGTTGTACCGGGGGAACGCGGCCATGTGGTTCGGCACGATGTCGACCACCAGTCCGAGGCCGTGCCCGCGGGCGGTGCGGGCCAGCGCGCGCAGCCCCGCCTCGCCGCCGAACTCCTCCCGCACCCGGCCGTGGTCGACGACGTCGTACCCGTGCCGGGAGCCGGGCACCGCCTCCAGGACGGGGGAGAGGTGCAGATGGGAGACACCGAGGCCGGCGAGGTAGGGGACCGCCTCCTCGGCGGCCCGGAAGGGGAAGTCCGGTTGCAGTTGGAGCCGGTATGTGGAGGTGGGCGTCATGCGAACGTACGTACCCGGATCGGGCCCCTCTGTGTCATCGGCCGCCGCACCGGCGGCGGCCATCGGCCGAACGTTCACCTGATACGGGGAACGCGCGGGCGGTGGCCGGGGAAGGGGCCGGGGCGGTGGCCGGGGAAGGGGCCGGGGCCCGGCCGGGCGCGTTCGCCCGGGAGGCGTTCCGTGGGGCCGTGCGGCGGGAACGTACGGCGGGGAACGTACGGCGCGGAACGCCCGCCGGGAACATGCACGGGAACGTCCACCGGAACCTCCGCCGGGAACGTCCGGCGCGGATCCGGGCAGGGGAGGTGCTCCGCGCGGTGTCGCCGCTCGCCGCGCCCCTTCTCCGCGGTCTCTCCGCCGCTTCTCCGCCGCCTCTCCGCCCGTGATCCCGCGCACCGGCCGCCCTCGTCCGCCCGCCGAGGGCGAGCCGCGGTGAGCGGACTGACGGCGCTCGCTCCTCATCGGCGCCCTACGCGGGCCGCCGCAGCACCGTCAGACTTCGGCTGATCATCCTGATCCGCTCGCCCGCGTCCACCTTCGGCCCCTGTCCCGGGGGGACGCCCTCGGGCCGGGCGGTGTCGACCACGACCTGCCACTGCAGTCCGTGGTCGACCGGTACGGCGAAGTCCAGGTCCTCGTCGCTCGCGTTGAACATCAGCAGGAACGAGTCGTCGGAGATCCGCTCGCCCCGCGGCCCCGGCTCCGAGATGGCGTGGCCGTTCAGGAAGACGGTCAGGGCCCTGGCGTGGGCGGCCTGCCAGTCCCGCGAGGTCATCTCGCCGCCTTCCGGCGTGAACCAGGCGATGTCGGAGAGTTCGTCGTGCGTGCCCTCGACCGGCCTGCCGTGGAAGAAGCGCCGCCGCCGGAACACCTGGTGGTCGCGGCGCAGCCACACCATCGCCCGGGTGAACGCCAGCAGCGTGCCGTCCTGGTCGGCCGTCGACTCCGGCCAGCGCACCCAGGCCAGCTCGTTGTCCTGGCAGTACGCGTTGTTGTTGCCCCGCTGGGTGCGGGCGAACTCGTCGCCGTGGCTGAGCATCGGCACACCCTGCGACAGCATCAGCGTCGCGATGAAGTTGCGCATCTGGCGGTTGCGCAGCTCCCGGACCGAGCCGTCCTCCGTCTCGCCTTCCGCGCCGCAGTTCCAGGACCGGTTGTGGCTCTCCCCGTCCCGGTTGCCCTCCCCGTTGGCCTGGTTGTGCTTCTCGTTGTACGAGACGAGGTCGTGCAGGGTGAAACCGTCGTGGCAGGTGACGAAGTTGACGGAGGCGAGGGGGCGCCGGCCGTCGTCCTGGTACAGGTCGGAGGAGCCGGTGAGCCGGGACGCGAACTCGGCGAGGGTGCGCGGCTCGCCGCGCCACAGGTCCCGCACGGTGTCCCGGTACTTGCCGTTCCACTCCGTCCACAGCGGCGGGAACTTGCCCACCTGGTAGCCGCCCTCGCCGACGTCCCACGGCTCGGCGATCAGCTTGACCTGGCTGACCACCGGGTCCTGCTGGACCAGGTCGAAGAACGACGACAGCCGGTCCACCTCGTGGAACTGCCGTGCGAGCGTCGCCGCCAGGTCGAAGCGGAAGCCGTCGACGTGCATCTCGGTCACCCAGTACCGCAGCGAGTCCATGATCAGCTGGAGCACGTGGGGTGAGCGCATCAGCATCGAGTTGCCGGTGCCGGTCGTGTCCATGTAGTACCGGCGGTCCTCGGTGAGCCGGTAGTAGGAGGCGTTGTCGATACCGCGGAACGAGAGCGTCGGGCCGAGATGGTTCCCCTCGGCCGTGTGGTTGTAGACGACGTCGAGAATGACCTCGATGCCGGCCTGGTGCAGGGCCCGCACCGCGGACTTGAACTCCAGGACCTGCTGGCCCCGGTCGCCCCAAGAGGCATAGCTGTTGTGCGGGGCGAAGAACCCGATGGTGTTGTAGCCCCAGTAGTTGTCCAGACCCGCGTCGACCAGCCGGTGGTCGCTGACGAACTGGTGTACGGGCATCAACTCCAGTGCCGTGACGCCCAGTTCCGACAGATGCGAGATCACTTCGGGGTGGGCGAGACCCGCGTACGTCCCGCGCAGTTCCTCCGGCAGCGCGGGGTGCAGCATCGTCAGGCCCTTGACGTGCGCCTCGTAGATGACCGTGCGGTGGTAGTCGGTGCGCGGCGGACGGTCGTCACCCCAGTCGAAGTACGGGTTGACGACGACCGACGCCATCGTGTGCGGCGCCGAGTCCAGGTCGTTGCGCGAGTCGGGTCTGCCGAAGTGGTAGCCGTAGACCGCCTCCCCCCAGTCGACGCGGCCGCTCATCGCCCGCGCGTACGGGTCGAGGAGCAGTTTCGCCGAGTTGCACCGCTGCCCGTGCTCGGGCTCGTACGGGCCGTGCACCCGGAAGCCGTAGCGCTGCCCGGGCATCACGCCCGGCAGGTAGGCGTGGCGCACGAAAGCGTCGGTCTCGCGGAGCTCGACCGCGGTCTCGGAGCCGTCGTCGTGGAGCAGACACAGCTCGATTCGGTGGGCGGCCTCTGAGTAGACCGCGAAGTTGGTGCCGGCGCCGTCGTAGGTG
It encodes the following:
- the glgX gene encoding glycogen debranching protein GlgX, producing MQVWPGQAYPLGATYDGAGTNFAVYSEAAHRIELCLLHDDGSETAVELRETDAFVRHAYLPGVMPGQRYGFRVHGPYEPEHGQRCNSAKLLLDPYARAMSGRVDWGEAVYGYHFGRPDSRNDLDSAPHTMASVVVNPYFDWGDDRPPRTDYHRTVIYEAHVKGLTMLHPALPEELRGTYAGLAHPEVISHLSELGVTALELMPVHQFVSDHRLVDAGLDNYWGYNTIGFFAPHNSYASWGDRGQQVLEFKSAVRALHQAGIEVILDVVYNHTAEGNHLGPTLSFRGIDNASYYRLTEDRRYYMDTTGTGNSMLMRSPHVLQLIMDSLRYWVTEMHVDGFRFDLAATLARQFHEVDRLSSFFDLVQQDPVVSQVKLIAEPWDVGEGGYQVGKFPPLWTEWNGKYRDTVRDLWRGEPRTLAEFASRLTGSSDLYQDDGRRPLASVNFVTCHDGFTLHDLVSYNEKHNQANGEGNRDGESHNRSWNCGAEGETEDGSVRELRNRQMRNFIATLMLSQGVPMLSHGDEFARTQRGNNNAYCQDNELAWVRWPESTADQDGTLLAFTRAMVWLRRDHQVFRRRRFFHGRPVEGTHDELSDIAWFTPEGGEMTSRDWQAAHARALTVFLNGHAISEPGPRGERISDDSFLLMFNASDEDLDFAVPVDHGLQWQVVVDTARPEGVPPGQGPKVDAGERIRMISRSLTVLRRPA